CCGGTCGGATCGTTCACCCAGGGATAATTATTGGGACAGCGCACGCAAGTCTGAAGGTTGAGAGTCTCGCCGGGCACCTCCTTGGAGGTCAGCTTGCAGGTATGGGGCACCCAACACGCCGGCGGACCGTCCACCGTGCACTTCTCCCGCCAAGGCTCGAAGTTCTTCGACTCGGTGACGGTGCGCGGATTCTGAATCCACTGAATCACCTGAGTCATCGTCACGAAGTAGACGTCGTTGTGACTCTGCAGAATCTCATCGATCCAGTAGAGGAAGGCGTCCAGGAACTCCGGATTGTTTTTCAGCCAGGCAGCGTGGAAATAGAGGCCGAGAGGCGCGCGATTCTGCTCGTAGTGACGATCGAAATTGTGATTGAGGAAGTTGTAAAACTGGTCACCGGTCAAGATGTTGCTGCACGAATCCACCATGGCGCAGCCAGGTAGGTACTCGTCATTCTGCGGATCCTCACGCCGGTCCAATTCATTCATCACCATCTCCCATACAGCGTGCGACCTTtaaagcattatttaaaaaaacattcctGTGTTATcatctacatatttatataagaaaattcttgatcaagattaaatataaatagctcACCTAGTGGGACAGTGCTGAAGATTTCCGTGGCAGCGGTGCGGCATCCGGAAGTACATGGTGTACGGCCATAACGGGGGATTGTTCAAGGCCGCAGTGATGGTGGAGTCATACAGGAAGGCTTGCTCCTCCATCATGGTGAATTGATTGTTACCCCCAACCCGCAGATATGGGGCTCTCACACCCACCACACTGTTGTCCGTCAGATTGGCAAACTTCTCGGCGATGATCCTCATACCGGCCATCTCCTTCGCCCAATCGTCGACGGTCGCGTCCGACCAGAAGCGCTCGTCGTCGTTATGCCTTGCCCCAAAGTTGTCATGTAAACATTTTATGTAGTGACCGTGTTctgatttttaacaattatgaCTATGATTGTGAGCGAGACAGCATAATGACGCATCGCAGGAACCTGTCCTCGTGAACCTGTTTTTCAATCTATGAATGGCTTCCCTGGAACCTCACGCTCGAGAGAGTCTCGTAATCAACTCGGGCGGAGCATGGCTTTCAAAGGTGACGTGTAAGCGAGATAAATGAGAATGTTAGAATAAAAGAAGTTAATACTTACGAGATAGAATGAACGGCGATTTCATGGCCCTTTCTGTGCATCTCCTGGACCGCGGAGTAGTTGGTGTACTTGTGCGAGACGAAGAACGTTGCCTTGATATCGCAGCCGTTCGGATTCTTGCGCTTACCGTTGAAAATATCCTTGTAAAGGCCGATGTTGTTATTGTTGATGGCGTCGTCGAAGGTTATCGTGACCATTTGCGGCACATCCTTGCCCGGGAGATCACCGGGTATCGTGGTACCGTCCTCCGAGCAGAAGCAGTCGGGAAGAACGCACACGGCGGGGTCGCACGGTGGAGCTCTATTGGGATCGTTGTCCATGTCTgaaattgcgaaaaatttattcctcttttaaattatattctttctttgcGAGAATAAAGTATCGCTTGTATGCGAATTTGAGTGAACTCACCGCAAATGTTCTCGTCGGAGCCGTCAGTGCAATCCTTCTCGCCGTTACAGAAGAGACCTCTCTCGATGCAAGATCCGTCACCGCACGCGAGATAACCATCCTGGCAAAGCGGTTCCTCGGTGTAGAGCAGGGGCTTGGCCTTTCTCTCCTTGTTCTTCAGTTTGCAGTTGTTGACGGAGTCCTTCCAATCGCACGTCTGCTTGTCGATGTCGAAGTACAGACCGGCCGGACATCTTATCGCCTGCAGACCGGAACTTGTACATTGAATAACGTCGCGGCAATTATCACCCTCGCCGGCGACCAATCTGAACCATTCGCCGGCATCCTTATCCTTGCAGATCTCGTTTTCAAAACTCTCCTCCTTCTTCTCCTCTTGTCGCTTAACTCGATTCGAGCCCTCTGAAAATAGACGGTAGAGTTTGCAGTGTGATAAACACTTTATCTTGTctggaattaattattcaaataagttGACATTTCTCAATTctaagaaatatcttttaaaataaatttagaggaaggtagatttttttatattaaaaatttactatattttgatACGTATATAACACTTACATTTATTTCCAAATAATTGCAGTAGCATTTGTATAACAcgacatgaaaatatttattagttattttttttgaaattgaaaCATTGATGGACTGCAAATTAGCAAGATTCGTGTGATATCATCACTATAGCATTAAGATCACTTTTTCATCTTGGAATTTTTTAGCTTGATTTTTTATGAGAGAACGGTCTAATACCTTGTCGCGAGCAAATGATATTGCTGGTctcattcaaaattttcagagCGATTAAAGTAGTACCGTACTCGAATTACTACTGTCGTAATCTCTATACAACTTACATAtcaatattacttatttaaaacaatcgaTGGTGATTTCCAAAGAACTTTGCATTAAAGATCGagataatcttcttttttcaaatgtgtgattgcaattaataatactgTTCCAAATGAGACCAAACTTCGTACTTCcgcaagaataatttttatacgagataaaaagaatttttatacagtatattgctgaaataatttttaatcgtgcACTTTAACaagcttgttaaaaaatttggtcttttataatgttttacataaaaaaaaaatgtgcaaaagaaaaaaagaaaaagatttaaagaatactataaatactataaattaatatcttaattataaagtttagaTTTAGAGGCGCCTGTTAGGATTCTCTAAATATCTATAGAAATAGTCATGAATAGTATCAGAGATAAGCATTCGGTCCCGTTGGTCTCCCGGGCTTGCGAGACGACTTCGTGGTGGAGTGACATACGGGGAAAGTTGTGCCCCCACTCGCGCTTTTTCCAGACGGCCCGGGGCACGGCAATGACGTCACTTATCCGGGACCGACCGGACCGAGGAGCTTTCACGCTCTAATCTCTTATGCAACTTGTCGTCCCGACGATCGACTAttagattatttcttttgtcaCCGTCAATATCACttgattatgatataaaaattaaaaaaaaaaaaaaaaacaggataACTATAGATTCTCATGGCCAAAGATACAAGTATAGACCAAGGAAATGACAGATTGCAGTGGCACTTTCGCCATTTTGAATAACTCTGTCACTGCACGATCTCACGTGTCCATCTGTGTTACATTTGAAATGTATCTCAATTTGCGTttggtatattaatttttacaattgctCTCTCAgtacaaagaatatttttatttattatattaaagtatcaagatatatataattaaacataatttttaattaattttaatatataatttatatatcatatttatacaatgtCTAATGAACataatttagtataattaattaattaatatatgtattaatattcaagagatttttatcgatatatttttttttcaagcttgGGGGTCATGTAGAATGCAATTTTGAGCAATTCTTGGATGATTTGCTGAAGATGATGCAGaaagtgcaaaaaaaatcGGCGCGTTTGATCGGCGAAAAAATCAATTCGAGTTGAACGTTTTCAATAAGATTCGAAAAAAATCGTCTCCCACGCGCGTCACATGACCGGAAAGGTTCGTAGAATTGCATATCCCGCCACGCACGAAATTCGATACACGACGTGTCAAACGATATCTTGGCCAACGGGAGAAGTGGTAGAGAAATCTGGTACTCACCGGCAAGAACAAAAGCTGCTACTAGGAGCAGCACCAGCGAGGACCTCATGCTGATCCTCGACGGGCAATGTGACTTCCTCTCctcgacgtcgtcgtcgtattCTTCTTATTCTTCGTCTTGCACCCAAAACCTCTTCACTTCTTCAATCACTCCCGCTCAACCGATGTTTGCCCGACGCTGCTGATCAGCGAGGGATGGAAGAGTACTTAATCGCGGGGTGGAATGCTGTTTTGTTGTTTCAGGAACAGACTCGGATGCAAAAGGGAGACGCGGCGATCCTTTTCGTGTACGACGGGACAAAAATCGAGGACGTCTTCAAGGACACGGACCTTGAAGGTGTAGGTACCGCTCAACGGACTGGCTGAGGCTCGCCTCTCGTCGGGCCTTATATTGCCACCACCACGACGACAGGGGTCCCCCCTTTCTCATCTTTGAATATTTCTGCCCGCGTAGACGGTGCCACCGCCGATCCAGGTACGTAGGAATCGAAACCGTCGATTTTCCGAGATACCGCGAGAACTTGAGATACGTTATTGTCGTCGCGATACATGCAAATTCTCCACTTTTAAtgaacaactttttttttaaattctgattAGTCACTAGCTATTGTCCTGGATATTTAATACGAGTATATCTCAATTGCTTTGAAAACAATAGAGTCTCATAATCGACAACGCAAATGACAAtgacgtaataatttttgataatccaAACATGGTGGAATATGTTATAGAAgtgtataaatttgtaatgacaagacatacatatacaagTCTATTTAGCATGACGATCTATCTTGCGAAGCTGCATGAATCTTCAGACATCTCCTTGAAGATATTTTGATCTATGACTATCATTAATCCTTCGCTCATAAGAAGGTGTACATAGAACAACTTGTCAATACTTTCTCGGTGGTAGGAAAGTACAAGGTACGGCGATTCTTTTAGTGTGTCGGTGCGATAGATTCGTGCCGTATGACCTCGACCTAGGAACTTAAAGAGAAGTATCTGTGGCAACTTATTTCCCGGCTGTCTTAGCGACTGTATTATGCGTTCGCATAAAATGCCCATGCGGCATGCTCTCGTCGATTTTATCTTCACTGCCATTACTTGAAGGTACATAAATTGCGTTCAGTAATGCGGAAATTTATAGCAAACGAtatagaaatgataaaatgatagCTATGTTTTTACAACAGCGGCAAGTTCATCTACGTATAACTAGTGACGCACGAAACATTGTAAAATTAGTATAATCGGCGAATCGGGATAACTTTAttggcaatatatatatatatatatttatattggcaataacaattaatataaatttaaatctctctaaaatacattataaaatacaccTTAAACTTGGAATTTCGATATCTTCTCCGAACGAGAATAAAACAAGGCTAATTTAcgggattttttttatcgctcatgattatacatatatgtgcatCGTTGACATTTTGGGCGGGTTTACGCCGACAAGATGAGAAAGTGACGAGAGACATCGATGACGTAAGTTTGTCAAGGCCGCGAGAATAACGACCCTCCTTCGATAGATCGGCATTTCAGTAAGCGAGATTAAGAGAGGAAGGGAAAAAATTGATCTCGAGAACCGAGCGCTCTCGCAGATGCGATTGAAATGTCGAGATTGCGGATGCGGTCGGAAAAATGATGAGAGCTGTCTCTCTCATCGCGAGTTTGAGCATGGGATTCTTAATACTTCCTATGATATCCTTGATCGGCTTTAAGCCGATGATCGCTTCCTCCGAGAGGGAAGTTAAGAATCCTTAAGCTTATAACTGTCTCTTAATTATCGTAGCGACGAATCGATTACGATTTAAATTATCCTTGGATTTGTATAATCGAGATTACAGCATCGCgaatatttacttttgttttttattttattgatatttttcgtgAAATAACGTGAAATAATGTATCGAATATAAGCTGCGAATGGCGCCGGGTATGAAAGTAGGCGGTTCACGTAGAAACCCATGCGTTTTTGAACGTAATTAATGGAAAGTCGCGCATGCTATTAATGCGTTATCACTAACGATCATTTTacgtaatatttgtttatatcgcTCGACAGTCGCGAAAATCTGTCTGCAAGCAGACTTTCTACGATGATCTaagatttttacataacaTCGCGAAATGAAGCGAATAAATATTCCGCGTCGCACCTTCGTATCGTCGACGCTTTTGCTTTTGCCttgcgatattatattttacgcaaaacagagagaaagagagagagagagagagagagagagagagaggaagagagagagagagagagaaagaccaCTCATCGTCGAGCTGCACCGCGCCGTCTATTATCGTCGTCGTCTCGGTGGATCTGCGGTCGAAAGTGAAACGGTCGGTGGATGCAGTCTCGTTTGTAGTCAGATTATCGCGATCGCCGCTTAAATAATAAACcgaatatatcgaaatatcacAATATCGTGACACAATCGTGTCTCGAAAGCGGCGCCGGCGCCGCCTCTCGATACAATGCCATAATCACCCGCGGGCATGATCGTTCGCGcgggtatttttttttcaaatgtcagaataaaagaaagaaaaagacgagagagagagagagagagggcaaGGGCTCGCTTGGCATTTTGGGCGCGCAACTCTTCGCACATGTCATTATTGCACCATCGTCGCCGCCCGAGGTAAATGCCAAGCGTGCTCGCGAATGATCTCTCCGTGGATCCCGATGTTGGATCGCATTTCATTACGAATCCATGACGAGGCGAGAAAATCATCGTGGACCCGAGAATGTGCCCTTTGCCAATCATAAATTCCACAGCGATGATCGGCGTGGTTTGCGAGAtacatttatagtttttttttctttcaaaaataaagagaagagaaaggaagataGACTTTGAGACAACTTCATTACTTTAattgtttgatatattaaatatatattgaatgacTTTTATTGGATTAGAAATGGCTcgacttttgtaatttttgcgaATAATGCGCAGTTGCCTCGCGCAAAAAATGACCCGCTTCTGGGTTTCGTTTCGCATTTTCCGGCAACATAATCGCGCGCGCCTCTCTCGTATATCGCAATCGTGAACACAATGTTCACTGAACAGCAAATGCGAAATTGCTAGAAAGTATGTCTCGACCTAACGCACGTTCAGCGtgcgttttaaaattaatggccTTGCGATATAATATTCGTTTActttgcctctctctctctctctttctctcgtgttTCATTCCCGATCTTACGACGGCGCGCTCTTCTCGCGATGCACCATTACATCGCTTCAATCCCCGCTCTGCGAGACCTATCGCGAATCAACAGGCGCAGGAATTTGCCCTTTGCCagatgaagaaaaaaggaaaccTGACGACCGTGCAAAATGCCGTTTTCCTCCTCGTCTAAGCGGCGCCGAGATGCGCCATTATCACCGTCTAATTACGCGACTTGGCATTCTTATTATGTGGATCGATCGATCACATAAAGCCAATCGCCTAGATACGTCATCGATTTCGCTAAATCATCACGAGAAAATGCATTCCTCAACGATAGTTTTGATGAAGAGTCGAGGATCTCGTTCGTTCAATCGCGAGAGTAGGAAGTGCTCGAGGATGCGTTCACGTTCATCCCCGACCTCCTCTTCCTTCCCCCGAACGGCAGGTTTCCCGGGTCTCGGCTGCGATCTCTAAAGCGCAGCGATGATTCACGTAATTGCAACCGCTTCGCTTTTCGCCTTGGGACGCGGTTAGAAAGCGGACGGATCGTCGGCGCGATCGCGATCCATCCTTCGATCCTCTCGAGGCGAAGATCTCCGGtcatcgataattattaaagtcaaAAGACTTTGGCGAAGAAGAATTGTCAGCGTGCTTTCGGAAGCGAAAATAGTCCGCGAGATCGATGGCAATCGCCGCAAATGACGACGActtattcgaaattaatttgctGTAGAGTGGAAGCGTAATACGAGCATAATCGACCCGATTGATCGGCGGACGACTATAAACAAAGGATGAAACGAAATGTCAATGGTAATGGCATCTGAGTATAGTAATTGTGAAGAAATCATTAGGCTATATAATTCAGTCCTTTCAAATACATGAGACGttgtagaatattatttcacgTATTGAAGAGATAGCCAGCTTTCAATTTACCAATTTACCGCGCGGCGATCTTTAATAAGCTTTGAatacactttaaattttattagcgacataaattttcgagaaattgatTGCGAGAGCAAGAAGAGACTTTTACTATTTAATCGACGGATGCGAAATGTTTCGTTGACAATTTTTGGGCGCGGTAGAAGCGGCAAGATTCTTCGGCAAGATTCATCGGGTTCCTTATCCCCGTTGCGAAAAGCCGAGAGCCTTCGGATCGGTGCGGCCCTGACGTGACATATGCCACGGCGGTGAAAGGAAACGAAGACGAGGCAACGGCGTGTCGGAGGCAAAATCAGCAGTCAGGCGCCGCCGCCAACCGCCGAAGCCTTCGAGGCGCAGAGCTTTCTCTGCCTGCGGCCAAGGCATCGCACGTTCGCTCGGCCGttgtattttacacacattgtATAGAGCCACTTTGTTATACCGTGGGCTCCATCTCTCGTTGATCCAGCACACCTGTCGATCGTGCTCCTCGATCCCTGACGATCGAGCGAGGGTCGAAACGGTCGATAGATTTTTCACGAATTTATTTCGCAAAGCGTTCAAAGCAAAAGGCGACTCAAATAGCGAGGAAAAACATGATACTTACGTAGATAAATCGTGTAATTTGCGGAATTGCTGAGTAAACTGATCGTGGATAAATCATGCAACATTATAGGTGCAAGGGTATTGCGTGAACAAGTTGTCATTATCGCGAATCGATCATGGAGAGATCTCTCTTCTTGGATTTGATAttgatttagaaataaattattcttcgtgcgataattaatcaattctcGTAAATCGTACTTCttttctagaatttttatcagatgttctttttttcgttgGAAAAGTATtatgcacattttttattcatcctTTCGActttctgtttattattttcagtcGCATCTTGCACGCTAATTCGCATTCTTGTACACACATGCACAGAAATTACGGTGCATAGACACGCGATATTATCTGAAAATGGAGAATTCTGAATTAATCAAAGCGAAAGGCACGAAAGTGCCAGACTACGCTAGATGCATGACACATCGTGCGATGCAGCGGGATTTCGTGAAATTTCCGAGTTCTCGGGGGAAATGACAAGTAATAGCGCGAgacaattcttatataatgtcACGATTAGACGAACAGTGTGCTCTTTGACAATGTCGTCTCGCGATTAAATTCATCGATCAATGGTTAGCGCTCTTGCATAAGGCATGAAGATTCTAACAACGTCAAATGGCATGTGCGAAGAGTGACAGtggataaatttttgtcaatcaaaaaaattgataacataCTTTTCACTACGTACGTATACACTGtgtactctttctctctctttaccctttttcttcttctttaatttaagtGCGAGAGTTTAATGGAGATATTTCTTGAAGGTACTTTAAATATCGTACCTTGAGACAATTTCTCCTTTCAAggcagaattatttatattcctcGTAATTGAAGCGAATGAAAATAGAAGTCCTTAAGAGTGTATTACTTACCATTGAATATTCAGAAGTTCGTATTTTGTTTTACGGGACGGTGAGTTTCGCTTGCATATGTATCTTGCGGAATGCGCAGTTTATTCGCGCAGTTGACCGAATGGCCTTACTAAATCTTGCTTGCTAAGCATTCGCGAAAATCCGCTCGATCCTATTACAGTTTTAGAGCGCATAACCGCCGtaatcttctttctctttgttatACATCGCATTAGCCACGCTTGAAACCGAGTCGGAAGTTGATTCCGCGATATAAAATGCGATTTTTCTTCGAATTCAGACTTAAagtataaatgataatgtattttatattgtgaaaaaCAACGGTCGATGAtttgagtaaaatttttagagagcCTCGCGTGTAAAGATGCGACTTATTTCACTCTTGGGATCAATGAATCATATGTAATCAACTGCAAGCGCCGATGATCGATACGACATCAATTTCGCGTGTACACTTCCGAGGAGCTCGTCGACCTTTTACGCTTTTCCGACCTTGACTGTCAATTTTTACATCGTCTTCTAAGTGCAACCGCGCGTGTTCTCGTCGTCATTCAATTTATCGAATACGGATCGGTCTCGCAGGACTTGCGACATAATATCGATCATGTCATATGAGATGCGCGTTATGTCaccgatataaaataatatcggaCATGTCGAATCAATTTGTAGCTtgtctctttctaaaaaaaaaaaaaaaaaatttttaattctttccaGCGATCTGTATCCGTGAAAACGTCATGTATCATAACATTATATCGTATCACATGTCAATGACAATTTTAGTCCTTTGCTTTATTATGACTAGCACGCGACGCAACGGCGAGCGTCACGTGTACGCATCGAAATTGCGTTCGACCGCATTGCGTGGCGCATCAGGATGCCCTGTTTTGCCTGCACATGGATCGGTCGAGCTGTCGAgagtaggtaggtaggtagatatATCGATTTCAGGGGGATAGAGGACAAAGGAGGCGAGAGGGATGAAGGGGGAATTGAAAGATCGCTCTGCACGAGGCTCGCTCGCCGCCGGCGTTTAGGAGCGGGACTCCAGGGCCGTAACGTACGGCCGATGGTTGGCTACCCCCTGGTTGCCGCGATGGTGGGTGACCTTGACCTACGGGATTCCTGCCGCGCCGGCGTCGCGTCCTCGccttcttcctcttcccctTGTACCCCACCGCTGTCACGCGTCCCGTGGCCGCGTCTCGCCTACGTCTCCGCGACTCGCTTTGTCCCACTCCACCCTGTGCTTCAGCAAGGTGCATCTGATCCGATACCACCTGGCATCGTGATAGTCTAGCGACCTCGTGGGTCTTATCGTTTATTGAAGTCGATGGACTGAGAAATCGGGCGTCGAGTCGTTGAGCAAATCGATATTGGGGTTGTCTGATTGCACGATCCTTCGGTTTTTCGAACATCGGAACGAGATGCGAGTTTTTCTTGTCATCTGTATCGCGTTTGTAAGAATATATGCGACAAACAAGACAGTCAATGTGCACATTGACAGATTCCCTCGTCTCGCCGTCCGCCCCATTGCATTTTCGACAAATGATCCCACCATTTGTCGCTAATTATTTTCCTCTCGTCATCCTCCGCCCCGCGCGCCCCGTCTTCTTCGTTCtcccatttttattttttctggaCAATCACGTTGATCCGGTATAGCCCTATCTCGTACCCCGCCATCAATATTAATGGCCGTTATCTATTCCGGTGAGTGCAAAGGTGCATTACTATTTTTACCCAGTATGCGTCGAGATTCTTCTACgtgacataataaattatgtctgTCTATTCGGAGATAGAGCGCGTTTTCTTCATTTCCTCTTACATTTATGTGTGTAGAGAGTATTCCATTATCTCTTCCGTATTTTCTCTCGAGTTCTAGAATCTCATTTCTAGACGCTTTCCGCGCATTTGCCTTGTTAATTTCGCCATGTTATCAAGACGGGAGGAGCGAAATAGCTAAAGCAAATAGGATAGCATTTAACAGccttttatgcaattattattcaatctaTGATGATATGAAATTCGTGTATGTATGAGAATCAAGAggtatttttaattctgtcCCATTTTGAAAAGCCTTGATGTTTTGTTTATGTTTTCATTCCCCGGATGTCAGTCTTGACAGATGTTTTGAATACTTTCTTGTCTTGtttcttatctctttttatcctATTTCATCCTTTTTCTCCGACTTTCT
This portion of the Cataglyphis hispanica isolate Lineage 1 chromosome 10, ULB_Chis1_1.0, whole genome shotgun sequence genome encodes:
- the LOC126852426 gene encoding chitin deacetylase 1 gives rise to the protein MRSSLVLLLVAAFVLAEGSNRVKRQEEKKEESFENEICKDKDAGEWFRLVAGEGDNCRDVIQCTSSGLQAIRCPAGLYFDIDKQTCDWKDSVNNCKLKNKERKAKPLLYTEEPLCQDGYLACGDGSCIERGLFCNGEKDCTDGSDENICDMDNDPNRAPPCDPAVCVLPDCFCSEDGTTIPGDLPGKDVPQMVTITFDDAINNNNIGLYKDIFNGKRKNPNGCDIKATFFVSHKYTNYSAVQEMHRKGHEIAVHSISHNDDERFWSDATVDDWAKEMAGMRIIAEKFANLTDNSVVGVRAPYLRVGGNNQFTMMEEQAFLYDSTITAALNNPPLWPYTMYFRMPHRCHGNLQHCPTRSHAVWEMVMNELDRREDPQNDEYLPGCAMVDSCSNILTGDQFYNFLNHNFDRHYEQNRAPLGLYFHAAWLKNNPEFLDAFLYWIDEILQSHNDVYFVTMTQVIQWIQNPRTVTESKNFEPWREKCTVDGPPACWVPHTCKLTSKEVPGETLNLQTCVRCPNNYPWVNDPTGDGFF